A portion of the Amia ocellicauda isolate fAmiCal2 chromosome 22, fAmiCal2.hap1, whole genome shotgun sequence genome contains these proteins:
- the wdr81 gene encoding WD repeat-containing protein 81 isoform X1 codes for MEWLIGAVERDLGIDRRQLTPGQRPQELVAYVPTRWLSGLRERRPPRCPRPDGLSEVEVRTLLQRSLNKLPAGWTRVCIQGLRKSRLGYHLATEPGCQGQGYSEDSFLRLMQGVSERNFRNLWRKAYRAYVQPYAGRAEQTQILAMDALRLALQAVFCCPIVSTERNSPSLSPAREKEKDGPLPPSFASKSGDGLCPNVLPVECLLESSDVLYVVQPYTQYSLHDIVTYSPAKLANSNAKVLFILYQLLQAMKAFQGAGLACGGLSLQDVAVDEQLCSRLKVSLAHYEHYGAQQAREAGVQNGPQSYTRRESDQRQCQDCREKLKQLLTDWVHGQVSNFEYLMELNRLAGRREGDPNYHPVLPWVVDFTVPFGKFRDLRRSKFRLNKGDKQLDFTYEMTKEALATAASSGGAGGSLTGGLVSGVGPSGSGQAEHLHVPHHISDVLSDITYYVYKARRTPKSVLCSHVRSQWEPNEYPASMERMQSWTPDECIPEFYTDPTIFKSIHLDMPDLDVPPWCSSCREFIEVHRRLLESREVSQQLHHWIDLTFGYKLSGKEAVKAKNVCLHLVDNHTHLASYGVVQLFDQPHPPRLAPYLYAPPEPPPLGSAMIYISSWMNAVGPTAAQVADSLDGMVLETTGCETSSWTLVDKDEELEQGMEALDSLGAASGPVSASSSSALAGTAGGKPAGSVEPLPPATVPSQSMVFPTDTTISSTAAAVPGVRNAIIHRSSSLGKRQAEGSGAAGPGTEDFKISLPEGFSPLQPLEELEKLNNFLVRGLHGKALDGSASQVEAEDDAVGCTASPSLPELFQRDMQALGVLIAEIFYAPKLRCIKPGASLRDRYQAVMKLCSGNLRDVPLTLHQALETLLQLRCDRTSPSGKEANVTTHRHLVLFKYEPVAKGLPPPDPWQFLSPYSSPLPFPAYFPALHRFIFSYHSRMEAEPGESSQGRDIVFHLWRQLETLLQGKITPEGLEILLPFVLALMSDESTAVYAAWYLFEPIARALGPRNTAKYLLKPLVGVYESPRCLRGRFYLYTDCFVLQLIMRLGLQTFLSSLLAHVLQIMTGFESCSSSSGAGSGPEWENRKALSRSGDLEEEEEFDGGEGGPAAGSIGGKAGGSGGGGGVGVGSVEAGLVDYSSGISLNDQVFLSEGEDFQNGLYVNNGSGGAGAGGLAGKQQSQNDQESLSLGKLSDKSSASEVSIGDGDFGKDRTSLKSADSSQDLKQASEGEEDVRDGGEVDEEESESAGGGLCLTRSACADESREGENGEGLELGEQEEEEEEEEEQEQEHDLLEDSDEKEHKILLDTVCKTVRWLSAKLGPTVTSRYVARNLLRLLTTCYVGPDKHQFMVSAVEEGGLETVGNVYEKRPVVGDQTAGPVLDCLMYIAHLYGEPVLTYQYMPYIGYLVSPPSSCRLNTRKEAGLLAAVVLTQKIIVYLSDTTLMDMLMKISQDLLLPLLELLTSPRMGFPSGVQTRSALCLKTLSLMALICLRIGREMVQQHMADTLHRFFQVFSLLHCLQAQMETATRREVGDSILLDLCTLDGSNITCELSVLEELQAVFNPEMAYASYIPFYCLIAILFGSVYLQSFGRSSRCSVVLLGCSGDTAMRKVIPNHELVWRLTISYQERVSPETAEPPAVHRGDLLTSSVVFSHAPGNGHSPFPAPSSSFNGDPIPESGTFGSVLVGNRIQVARDVDPGVGSGGAIMSRADSWGRQNSAHSQTCPASTSWAVGHAPEDSALKQELPRSGRSLSGNWLAYWQYEIGLNQQDPHFYFHQIRLQSFLGHSGTAKCLAPLTGEDFFLSGSKDKTVRLWPLYNQGDGTQDIEPRLTYAEHRKSVFYVGQLEALQEVVSCDGTVHLWDQFTGKQIRTYEAFDSKNPITAVTTMPAPHYSVGFGSADSVLRFIDPRKPGLQHEFRLAYNNISAGLIRYLTVSPNGRTIAAGFSSGFIVLLDARTGLILRGWPAHEGDILQMKAADGNLVISSSTDHTLTVWKELEQKPLHQYKSTSDPIHAFDLYGPEIVAGSVANKIGVYSMMDVSASPVSTTKLSSENFRGTLTSLAVLPTKRLLLLGSENGAIRLLA; via the exons ATGGAGTGGCTGATCGGGGCCGTGGAGAGGGACCTGGGCATTGACCGCCGGCAGCTGACGCCTGGGCAGAGGCCGCAGGAGTTGGTAGCCTACGTCCCCACAAGATGGCTTTCAGGGCTGAGAGAGAGGAGGCCGCCCCGCTGCCCGCGGCCCGATGGGCTGAGCGAGGTGGAGGTGCGCACACTACTGCAGAGGTCTCTCAACAAGCTGCCAGCGGGCTGGACACGGGTGTGCATCCAGGGGCTGAGGAAGAGCAGGCTGGGCTACCACCTGGCCACGGAGCCAGGCTGCCAGGGACAAGGCTACTCCGAGGACTCCTTCCTCCGGCTCATGCAAGGAGTGTCCGAACGCAACTTCAG GAACCTGTGGCGGAAGGCTTACCGGGCCTACGTGCAGCCGTACGCAGGAAGAGCGGAGCAGACCCAGATTCTGGCTATGGACGCCCTGCGGCTGGCTCTGCAGGCAGTTTTCTGTTGCCCCATCGTTTCCACTGAGCGCAattccccatctctctccccaGCCAGAGAAAAGGAGAAGGATGGTCCTCTTCCTCCGAGTTTCGCCTCGAAATCCGGAGATGGGCTTTGCCCCAACGTGCTGCCCGTAGAGTGCCTGTTGGAGTCCTCTGACGTGCTTTATGTGGTGCAGCCCTACACACAGTATTCCCTGCATGACATCGTGACCTACAGCCCTGCCAAGCTAGCAAACAGCAATGCCAAGGTGCTGTTCATTCTGTACCAGCTCCTGCAGGCCATGAAAGCCTTCCAGGGCGCGGGGCTGGCGTGCGGGGGACTCTCTCTGCAGGACGTGGCTGTGGACGAGCAGCTCTGTAGCCGCCTGAAAGTCAGCCTGGCACACTACGAGCACTATGGGGCCCAGCAGGCGAGGGAGGCCGGTGTCCAGAACGGTCCCCAGAGCTACACCCGGCGCGAGTCAGACCAACGGCAGTGCCAGGACTGCCGTGAGAAGCTGAAGCAGCTGCTGACAGACTGGGTCCATGGGCAGGTCAGCAACTTCGAGTACCTTATGGAGCTGAACCGGCTGGCAGGCCGCAGGGAGGGGGATCCCAACTACCACCCTGTACTGCCCTGGGTGGTGGACTTCACTGTGCCATTTGGGAAGTTCCGGGACCTCCGGAGGTCCAAGTTCCGGCTGAACAAAGGAGACAAGCAGCTGGATTTCACCTATGAGATGACCAAGGAGGCCCTGGCAACAGCGGCTTCCAGTGGCGGCGCAGGGGGCAGTCTTACTGGGGGGCTTGTGAGTGGCGTTGGCCCCAGTGGCTCAGGGCAGGCAGAGCACCTCCACGTTCCCCATCACATTTCTGACGTTCTCTCTGACATCACCTACTACGTGTACAAAGCCAGGAGGACCCCGAAATCTGTGCTGTGTAGCCATGTGCGCTCCCAGTGGGAACCCAACGAGTATCCTGCCAGCATGGAGCGCATGCAGAGCTGGACCCCGGATGAATGCATCCCAGAGTTCTACACCGATCCAACCATCTTCAAATCCATCCACTTGGACATGCCAGATCTGGACGTGCCGCCCTGGTGCAGTTCCTGCAGGGAGTTCATCGAAGTCCACCGGCGCCTGCTGGAGAGCCGTGAGGTTTCCCAGCAGCTGCACCACTGGATCGACCTCACCTTCGGGTACAAGCTCTCTGGCAAGGAAGCTGTCAAGGCCAAAAACGTGTGTCTACACTTGGTAGACAATCATACTCACCTGGCCAGCTATGGGGTGGTGCAGCTCTTTGACCAGCCTCATCCGCCCAGGCTGGCTCCCTACCTGTATGCCCCGCCTGAGCCACCTCCCCTGGGCTCAGCGATGATCTACATCTCTTCTTGGATGAACGCTGTTGGACCGACTGCAGCTCAGGTTGCAGACAGTCTCGATGGAATGGTCCTGGAGACGACGGGCTGTGAGACCAGCAGCTGGACATTAGTGGATAAGGACGAGGAGCTTGAGCAAGGGATGGAGGCTCTGGACTCTCTAGGAGCTGCCTCAGGCCCCGTGTCCGCTTCCTCCTCATCAGCTCTGGCTGGGACTGCTGGCGGAAAACCAGCCGGGTCTGTGGAGCCGCTACCTCCAGCCACGGTGCCATCCCAATCTATGGTCTTCCCAACTGACACCACTATCTCCTCTACAGCTGCTGCAGTACCTGGTGTCCGCAATGCCATCATACATAGGAGCAGCAGTTTGGGCAAAAGGCAGGCTGAAGGGAGTGGTGCAGCGGGCCCGGGCACTGAGGACTTTAAGATCAGCCTGCCAGAAGGGTTCAGCCCTCTGCAGCCATTGGAGGAGCTGGAGAAGCTGAATAATTTCCTGGTGAGGGGCCTCCATGGCAAGGCGCTGGACGGCAGTGCATCCCAGGTGGAGGCAGAAGACGACGCTGTGGGCTGTACTGCATCTCCTTCCCTGCCGGAACTCTTCCAGAGGGACATGCAGGCCCTGGGGGTCCTGATCGCAGAGATATTCTACGCCCCCAAGCTGCGCTGCATTAAACCAGGTGCCTCTCTGAGGGACCGCTACCAGGCTGTCATGAAGCTGTGCTCGGGGAACCTGCGGGACGTCCCCTTGACATTGCACCAAGCGCTGGAGACCCTCCTGCAGCTCCGGTGCGACCGCACTTCACCATCTGGGAAAGAGGCCAATGTGACTACACACAGGCATCTCGTGCTTTTCAAGTATGAGCCCGTTGCCAAGGGTCTCCCCCCTCCCGACCCCTGGCAGTTCCTCAGCCCTTATTCCTCCCCGCTGCCCTTCCCAGCATATTTCCCTGCACTGCACCGCTTCATCTTCTCCTACCATTCCAGGATGGAGGCGGAGCCTGGGGAGAGTTCCCAAGGCCGGGATATTGTCTTCCACCTGTGGCGTCAGCTGGAAACGCTCTTGCAGGGAAAGATCACCCCTGAGGGTCTGGAAATCCTGCTGCCGTTCGTTCTGGCACTCATGTCCGACGAGTCCACAGCGGTCTATGCTGCCTGGTACCTGTTTGAGCCCATTGCGCGGGCTTTAGGGCCACGAAATACTGCCAAGTACCTGCTGAAGCCTTTAGTCGGGGTCTACGAGAGCCCCCGCTGCCTGCGAGGACGGTTCTACCTCTACACCGACTGTTTCGTCCTGCAGTTGATCATGCGTCTCGGACTGCAGACGTTCCTCTCCAGTTTGCTGGCTCACGTGCTCCAGATCATGACCGGGTTTGAGAGCTGCAGTAGCAGCAGCGGTGCAGGATCAGGGCCGGAATGGGAGAACCGTAAGGCCCTGAGCCGGTCTGGGGacctggaggaagaggaggagttcGATGGTGGGGAAGGCGGACCAGCAGCAGGGTCCATTGGTGGGAAGGCAGGCGGCAGTGGTGGCGGTGGTGGTGTGGGCGTTGGAAGCGTGGAGGCTGGGCTGGTGGACTACTCCTCCGGGATCAGCCTCAACGACCAGGTGTTTCTATCGGAAGGGGAGGATTTCCAGAACGGCCTCTACGTCAACAATGGCTCAGGAGGGGCTGGAGCAGGTGGGCTTGCTGGAAAGCAGCAGAGCCAGAACGACCAGGAGTCCCTCAGCCTGGGGAAGCTGAGTGACAAAAGCAGCGCCAGCGAGGTGTCGATCGGGGACGGCGACTTCGGGAAGGACCGGACCAGCCTGAAGTCTGCCGACAGCAGCCAGGATCTGAAGCAGGCCAGCGAGGGAGAGGAAGACGTGAGGGATGGAGGCGAGGTGGACGAGGAGGAGAGCGAGAGTGCGGGAGGTGGTCTCTGTCTCACTCGGTCTGCCTGCGCGGACGAGTCGCGGGAAGGAGAGAACGGGGAAGGCCTGGAACTGggagagcaggaggaagaggaggaggaggaggaggagcaggagcaggagcatgACCTCTTGGAGGATTCTGATGAGAAGGAGCACAAAATACTGCTAG ACACAGTGTGTAAGACAGTCAGGTGGCTGTCTGCAAAGCTGGGGCCCACAGTCACGTCAAGATACGTGGCCAGAAACCTCCTGCGTCTGCTCACGACCTGCTACGTTG GTCCAGATAAGCACCAGTTCATGGTGTCGGCCGTAGAGGAGGGCGGCCTGGAAACCGTGGGCAATGTCTATGAGAAGCGGCCTGTAGTGGGGGACCAGACGGCTGGACCCGTCCTCGACTGCCTCATGTACATCGCTCACCTGTATGGAGAGCCTGTACTCACCTACCAGTACATGCCCTACATCGGATACCTG GTGTCTCCACCCTCGTCCTGTCGCCTGAATACCCGCAAGGAGGCGGGACTGTTGGCGGCAGTGGTTCTGACCCAGAAGATCATTGTGTACCTGTCCGACACAACGCTCATGGACATGCTGATGAAGATCAGTCAGGACTTGCTGCTGCCCCTGCTGGAGCTGCTCACCTCCCCCAGGATGGG GTTCCCCAGTGGCGTGCAGACACGCTCGGCCCTCTGCCTGAAGACGCTCAGCCTGATGGCCCTGATCTGCCTGCGCATTGGCCGCGAGATGGTGCAGCAGCACATGGCGGACACCCTGCACAGGTTCTTCCAGGTCTTCTCCCTGCTGCATTGCCTGCAGGCACAG ATGGAGACGGCCACGCGGAGGGAGGTTGGAGACTCCATCCTGCTTGACCTTTGCACCCTAGATGGGTCAAACATCACATGTGAGCTATCCGTGTTGGAGGAGCTGCAGGCCGTGTTCAACCCTGAAATGGCCTATGCCTCCTACATCCCTTTCTACTGCCTTATCG CTATTTTGTTCGGTTCAGTGTATCTCCAGAGTTTTGGTCGCTCATCTCGCTGCTCTGTTGTTCTCCTCGGTTGTTCAGGTGACACAGCAATGCGCAAGGTAATCCCCAATCACGAGCTGGTGTGGCGCCTGACTATCTCCTACCAGGAGCGCGTGAGCCCTGAGACAGCGGAGCCACCGGCCGTGCACAGGGGGGATTTGCTCACCTCTTCCGTAGTCTTCTCCCACGCCCCTGGCAATGGCCACAGCCCCTTCCCCGCACCTTCTTCCTCCTTCAATGGAGATCCCATCCCAGAGTCGGGCACCTTCGGCAGCGTGCTGGTGGGGAACAGAATCCAGGTTGCGCGGGATGTAGACCCTGGCGTTGGCAGCGGCGGCGCCATCATGAGTAGAGCTGACAGCTGGGGCCGCCAGAACTCCGCCCACTCCCAGACATGCCCCGCCTCCACCTCCTGGGCTGTTGGCCATGCCCCCGAGGACAGCGCCCTGAAGCAGGAACTGCCCCGCAGTGGCCGGTCCCTCTCGGGAAACTGGCTGGCCTACTGGCAGTATGAGATTGGGTTGAACCAGcaggacccccacttctacttCCACCAGATCCGGCTGCAGAGCTTCCTGGGCCACAGCGGCACAGCCAAGTGTCTGGCGCCGCTCACCGGGGAGGACTTCTTCCTGTCGGGCAGCAAGGACAAGACGGTGCGGCTCTGGCCTCTCTATAACCAGGGTGACGGGACGCAAGATATCGAGCCGCGGCTCACCTACGCCGAGCACAGGAAGTCGGTGTTCTACGTGGGCCAGCTGGAGGCGCTGCAGGAGGTGGTGAGCTGTGACGGGACTGTGCACCTCTGGGACCAGTTCACCG GAAAGCAGATCCGCACCTACGAGGCCTTCGACAGCAAGAACCCGATCACTGCGGTGACCACGATGCCCGCGCCGCACTACAGTGTGGGGTTTGGCAGCGCTGACTCCGTCCTGAGGTTCATCGACCCGCGCAAGCCGGGCCTGCAG CACGAGTTCCGCCTGGCCTACAATAACATCAGCGCCGGCCTGATCCGCTACCTGACAGTCAGCCCGAACGGCCGGACCATAGCGGCCGGGTTCTCCTCGGGCTTCATCGTCCTGCTGGACGCTCGGACCGGACTGATCCTCCGTGGCTGGCCGGCACACGAGGGCGACATCCTGCAGATGAAG GCTGCTGACGGCAACCTGGTGATCAGCTCCTCCACGGACCACACCCTGACGGTTtggaaggagctggagcagaagCCGCTGCACCAGTACAAGTCCACCTCGGACCCCATCCACGCCTTCGACCTCTACGGTCCTGAGATCGTGGCCGGCAGCGTCGCCAACAAGATTGGTGTCTACTCCATGATGGACGTGTCCGCCAGCCCTGTCAGCACCACCAAGCTCAGCTCGGAGAACTTCCGCGGGACTCTGACCAGTCTGGCTGTGCTGCCCACCaagaggctgctgctgctgggctcGGAGAACGGAGCCATCCGCCTGCTGGCCTGA